A single candidate division TA06 bacterium DNA region contains:
- a CDS encoding T9SS type A sorting domain-containing protein, whose product MSGVLLICVSLMVSAGAAGDLDMDALPFSVEDVIERASPSSIAIGDATFLVERWLAAPSTSLLDEFVLDTSIVYSGAPYREWLPSIAFSGTEYLVVWADKRSLDVDIYGSRVDTTGTVLDPVGIGISTATGSQSHPSVAFDGTNYLVVWDDCRSGSQFGIYGARVNQSGAVLDTSGIAIYTSADSQACPHVAFDGTNYFVAWEDYRGGLYCDIYATRIAPSGTVLDPSGIAIATSDDSDERPSLAFDGTNYLVVWESFGIDFDIFGARVDTSGVVLDSLAIFVCLVPFNQRHASVSFDGVNYFVVWDDYRRVTGSDIYGARVDTSGTVLDLDGVAVCTTSDYSSYPSVAFDGTNYLVVWQLQHGLGHKPDIYGTMVDTSGTVLHPSGIAVCTTDYWQEIPSVAFGSNDYLVVWEDWRSGTNADIYATRVSPSGAILDPLGILISMAGHPQWHASVASDGSDYLAAWEDWRSGTNADIYATRVSPSGAILDPLGILISMAADSQVSPSATFGGANYLVVWADKRGDAMDIYGARLSQSGTLLDTSGIAILTGGKDQVVPSVAFDGTNYFVVWEDHRAAFPESDIYGARVDTSGTVLDPTGIAITSSRQQWSPCVAFGGSNYLVAWEHLGVSTGYDIRAGRVDTSGTILDGMGIVVSALPYHERRPSVAYGGVNYLIVWKDVRGGIDSDIYGARVDAAGTVLDTSGIAISTAVDDQTYPSVTYDGANYLVVWQDYRNGSDWNIYGSRVDASGEVLDPSGIELMDQPYSRVNPAVTTGGDDQVLLVYDGFASLPYNTNRVFGAFYTETGIREHSAKIKTQNAKLFQNQPNPFHSQTTIHYQIPEAGGVFLKVYDSSGRLVSVLADEEKPAGSHTSWWHGKDSSGHGVPSGVYFCRLQTGEFVSTRKMILVR is encoded by the coding sequence ATGAGCGGCGTTCTTCTAATTTGTGTTTCACTCATGGTTTCCGCGGGAGCGGCTGGTGATCTGGACATGGATGCACTGCCGTTCTCTGTGGAGGATGTCATTGAAAGAGCATCACCTAGTTCAATAGCTATCGGGGATGCGACCTTCCTCGTTGAACGCTGGCTGGCCGCCCCATCCACCAGCCTCCTAGACGAGTTCGTTCTGGATACTTCCATAGTCTACTCCGGAGCTCCTTACAGGGAGTGGCTTCCTTCAATAGCCTTTTCGGGCACAGAATACCTTGTGGTGTGGGCCGACAAACGGAGTCTCGATGTCGACATTTATGGTTCTAGAGTGGATACGACTGGCACGGTTCTTGATCCAGTTGGAATAGGTATCTCCACAGCCACCGGCAGCCAGTCTCATCCTTCAGTGGCTTTTGACGGCACCAACTACCTTGTTGTGTGGGATGACTGCCGCAGCGGCAGTCAATTTGGCATTTACGGCGCCCGAGTGAATCAGTCAGGTGCGGTACTTGACACTTCGGGAATAGCCATTTATACGTCCGCTGACTCACAGGCGTGCCCGCATGTAGCTTTTGATGGGACCAACTATTTTGTAGCGTGGGAAGACTACCGTGGTGGGCTGTATTGTGACATCTACGCCACCCGAATAGCCCCGTCAGGAACGGTGCTCGACCCGTCTGGAATAGCTATAGCGACAAGCGATGACAGCGATGAACGTCCATCTTTAGCTTTTGATGGGACCAATTATCTCGTGGTGTGGGAAAGTTTTGGCATTGATTTCGACATCTTTGGTGCCAGAGTAGATACCAGCGGGGTAGTCCTGGACTCTTTGGCGATATTCGTCTGCTTGGTGCCTTTTAATCAGCGGCATGCTTCAGTGAGTTTTGACGGCGTCAACTACTTTGTTGTTTGGGACGACTACAGGAGGGTCACAGGGTCCGACATCTACGGCGCGAGGGTCGATACGTCTGGCACAGTACTTGACCTCGATGGAGTAGCCGTTTGCACAACCTCTGACTATAGCTCCTACCCTTCGGTAGCCTTTGATGGAACAAACTACCTCGTGGTGTGGCAGCTGCAGCACGGGTTAGGCCACAAGCCGGACATCTATGGGACCATGGTGGATACCTCTGGGACTGTACTCCATCCCTCAGGCATAGCCGTTTGCACTACCGACTATTGGCAAGAAATTCCATCCGTGGCCTTTGGTAGTAATGACTACTTAGTGGTGTGGGAGGATTGGCGCAGCGGCACCAATGCTGATATCTACGCCACGAGAGTTAGTCCATCAGGTGCAATACTTGACCCCTTGGGAATACTGATCTCTATGGCCGGCCATCCACAGTGGCATGCTTCAGTAGCTTCTGATGGGAGTGATTACCTTGCGGCGTGGGAGGATTGGCGCAGCGGCACCAATGCTGATATCTACGCCACGAGAGTTAGTCCATCAGGTGCAATACTTGACCCCTTGGGAATACTGATCTCAATGGCCGCCGATTCTCAGGTGTCTCCTTCAGCAACATTTGGTGGGGCCAACTATCTCGTAGTGTGGGCGGATAAGCGGGGCGATGCCATGGACATTTACGGCGCAAGGTTGAGCCAATCAGGTACATTGCTTGATACGTCTGGCATAGCCATTCTTACTGGTGGTAAGGACCAGGTGGTCCCTTCAGTGGCCTTTGATGGGACGAACTATTTTGTTGTCTGGGAGGATCATCGTGCGGCGTTTCCAGAGTCTGACATCTATGGTGCCAGGGTCGATACATCCGGAACAGTCCTTGATCCCACAGGCATAGCCATCACCAGTTCCAGACAGCAATGGAGTCCTTGTGTAGCCTTTGGCGGGAGCAATTATCTCGTGGCATGGGAGCATTTGGGCGTGAGCACTGGTTATGATATTCGGGCTGGTAGAGTAGACACTTCCGGGACTATCCTTGACGGTATGGGGATAGTTGTTTCAGCACTGCCTTATCACGAGCGGCGTCCCTCTGTAGCTTACGGCGGGGTTAACTACTTGATCGTATGGAAGGATGTTAGAGGTGGCATCGACTCTGACATCTATGGGGCGAGAGTGGATGCAGCCGGTACAGTACTTGATACATCAGGAATCGCTATCTCGACCGCCGTTGACGATCAGACATATCCTTCGGTTACATATGATGGGGCCAACTATCTCGTGGTGTGGCAGGATTATCGGAACGGCAGTGACTGGAATATTTACGGTAGTAGAGTTGATGCGTCGGGTGAGGTGCTTGACCCCTCGGGCATAGAATTGATGGATCAACCATATAGCCGTGTGAATCCGGCTGTCACAACCGGAGGAGACGACCAAGTGCTTTTGGTGTACGATGGTTTTGCTTCTTTACCGTATAACACCAACCGAGTATTTGGTGCGTTCTACACTGAAACAGGAATCCGAGAACACAGTGCAAAAATCAAAACTCAAAA
- a CDS encoding rhomboid family intramembrane serine protease has protein sequence MIPLKDENPSKRFPVVTVSLIAINLAAFIYVLSLGKGAEQLVYRMGVVPYNIVNVGLPAYPTLFTSMFLHGGWAHLLGNMLYLWIFGDNIEDFLGKIKFVVFYLVCGFIASFAHILTQASSQIPTIGASGAISGILGGYILLYPKARVLTLIPLGYFIRLIKLPAVAVLGIWILMQFLSGLASLPGSAGKGGVAWFAHIGGFIGGLALIKVLGWRKKPRRIGSG, from the coding sequence ATGATACCACTTAAGGACGAAAATCCATCAAAGAGATTTCCCGTCGTGACGGTGAGTCTTATCGCCATCAACCTGGCCGCATTCATCTACGTGCTATCACTGGGCAAGGGTGCTGAGCAGCTGGTCTACAGGATGGGTGTTGTTCCTTACAACATAGTCAATGTTGGCCTTCCCGCATACCCGACGCTTTTCACGTCGATGTTCCTTCACGGGGGGTGGGCACATCTTCTTGGCAATATGCTCTATCTCTGGATTTTTGGAGACAACATCGAGGATTTCCTGGGGAAGATAAAGTTCGTTGTCTTTTACCTGGTCTGTGGATTCATCGCGTCCTTTGCGCACATTCTGACTCAGGCGAGTTCGCAGATTCCTACAATTGGAGCGAGCGGTGCCATCTCAGGCATACTGGGTGGTTATATCCTGCTCTACCCAAAGGCAAGAGTGCTCACCCTGATACCTCTGGGTTATTTCATTCGGCTGATCAAGCTTCCTGCCGTCGCTGTTCTTGGGATATGGATACTGATGCAATTCCTGAGCGGCCTTGCCTCGCTTCCTGGGTCCGCCGGCAAAGGAGGGGTGGCGTGGTTCGCGCACATAGGAGGGTTCATTGGTGGTTTGGCGCTGATAAAGGTTCTGGGATGGCGGAAGAAGCCGCGGAGGATCGGCAGTGGTTAG